In Yarrowia lipolytica chromosome 1F, complete sequence, a genomic segment contains:
- a CDS encoding uncharacterized protein (Compare to YALI0F19536g, weakly similar to CAD70735 (Neurospora crassa) Related to putative tartrate transporter and uniprot|P53322 Saccharomyces cerevisiae YGR260w TNA1) yields MVFVLLTAPREMRLKRCHSVSRLKTPHLQLSVGNGGHNAVACVSETSAYECVQQMAVYSWRLRKYTTLTYLHFDQLTMSEKQLSISSADIVQVHSHTHTHLTPEEKSQEKRIVRKIDLWLLPILSLLYLLSFLDRSNAGNARLEGLNDAINLSDADYLTSLSLYFVGYILCEVPSNIILKRTTPRIWLPTVMLLWGVTSTLTGVVSNSSGFLANRFFLGVTEAGLFPGVLFYFSMWYQRNEIHYRVALFFACAALAGAFGGLLAYGIGFMKGIAGLGGWAWIFIIEGLVTVVVAIAAYFLIFNYPSTARFLSEEEREIVKKRLEMDGDAANEESFEWKWVWRAFTDVRVWLYAISFHALALPLYTLSMFLPSIINNFGYSTTVSQLLTVPVYAAATITTLAAALLAERTRNRCLYIIAGSVVALIGYILLLTTHTPGAKYVGVCFAAAGIYPALGTLLSWPSINVSGQTKRSVAAAIQIMIGDIAPIYGVQIYRSNTAPRYIPGHATALGFVAAEIVITGILWWVLTKENRRRDELQKQGVVSEHDEWMGDEELSYRYET; encoded by the coding sequence ATGGTATTCGTTCTTTTGACGGCTCCTCGTGAAATGAGGCTAAAACGCTGTCACTCCGTTTCCAGGCTGAAAACGCCACATTTGCAGCTTTCCGTCGGAAATGGCGGACATAACGCAGTGGCTTGTGTTTCAGAGACATCAGCATATGAATGTGTCCAACAAATGGCAGTATATAGCTGGCGATTAAGAAAATATACGACCCTAACGTATCTTCATTTTGACCAATTGACCATGTCCGAGAAACAACTCTCAATCTCAAGTGCCGATATCGTTCAGGTGCATTCGCACACGCACACGCACTTGACACctgaagagaagagtcAAGAGAAGAGAATTGTGCGAAAAATCGATCTTTGGTTGCTGCCaattctctctcttctctaccTGCTATCATTTTTGGACCGTTCTAATGCCGGAAATGCTCGTCTAGAAGGACTAAACGATGCTATAAATCTGTCTGATGCAGACTACCTCACCTCTCTATCTCTCTACTTTGTGGGATACATTCTGTGTGAAGTTCCTAGTAACATCATTCTCAAGAGAACGACTCCTCGAATCTGGTTGCCTACGGTCATGTTGCTTTGGGGGGTCACTTCTACTCTCACTGGAGTggtctccaactcctcgGGGTTTCTAGCCAATCGGTTCTTTCTAGGTGTTACAGAGGCAGGTCTGTTCCCTGGTGTTCTCTTTTACTTCTCCATGTGGTATCAGCGGAACGAGATTCATTACCGTGTGGCTCTCTTTTTCGCATGTGCGGCCCTGGCCGGAGCTTTCGGGGGTCTCCTGGCCTACGGAATTGGCTTCATGAAAGGCATCGCAGGACTAGGAGGCTGGGCATGGATCTTTATAATCGAAGGTCTCGTCACAGTCGTCGTGGCCATTGCTGCCTACTttctcatcttcaactATCCCTCTACAGCTCGATTCTTGAgtgaagaagaacgagagattgtcaagaagaGACTAGAAATGGACGGAGATGCAGCCAATGAAGAGTCCTTTGAATGGAAATGGGTATGGAGAGCATTCACCGATGTTAGAGTGTGGCTATATGCTATTTCTTTCCACGCCCTAGCTCTTCCTCTATACACTTTGTCCATGTTCCTACcttccatcatcaacaacttTGGCTACTCAACCACTGTTTCCCAGCTTCTGACGGTTCCTGTTTACGCCGCTGCAACTATCACTACTCTGGCTGCGGCTCTATTGGCAGAAAGAACCCGAAACAGATGTTTGTATATCATTGCCGGCAGTGTTGTTGCTCTGATTGGATACATCCTCCTACTAACCACCCATACCCCTGGTGCCAAGTACGTGGGTGTCTGTTTCGCAGCTGCTGGCATCTATCCAGCTTTGGGAACTCTCCTCTCGTGGCCCAGTATTAATGTTTCTGGTCAAACGAAACGTTCTGTGGCAGCTGCTATCCAGATCATGATCGGAGACATTGCACCCATCTATGGTGTTCAAATATACAGAAGCAACACAGCACCCAGATACATACCTGGGCATGCCACAGCTCTGGGATTTGTCGCAGCTGAGATTGTTATCACCGGTATTCTTTGGTGGGTGCTCACTAAAGAGAATCGAAGACGGGATGAGCTGCAAAAGCAGGGTGTAGTCTCCGAACACGACGAGTGGATGGGTGACGAAGAGTTGTCGTACAGATACGAGACTTAA